Part of the Methylorubrum populi genome is shown below.
AAGCCGTCCGCGCTGAGGCCGATGCGCTCCTCGAACGCGAGCTGTCGGCGCTGCTCGACGAGACGCCGGCGCAGACGCCCGAACCGGCCTCCGGCTGGATGCGCTGGCTCGCCCGGCTCGGCGGGCGCGACCGGCCCTCCTCCCGGATCCTCCCCCATTCCGGCGATGGCCAAGCCGATCTCCTCGGGCGTCTCGACGCGCGGTGTGCCGCCGCCGACGAGTCGGACACTCTGGAGAGCGCAGCACGCGAGGCCCTGCGCACGGTGTTCGGCCACGTCGTCGCCCGCCAGGGCATGCTGATCCGCGACCGCGCGCTTCTGCGGCGGCTCGCCGGGATCCTCGTGACCAACCGCTGCGGCAGCGACCGGATCGGTGCGCTGATCGCCCCCTGGATCGAGGCGGTCGCCGAGGCCGAGGGCTACCATCGCCCGGCCCCCCAAGCGCAGCCGGTGGTGATGACCGTCAAGGGCGCCTCGGCCTCGGGCAAGAGCACGATCCGGCCCTACCAGCGCGGCCTCGCCGGGCGGATCGGCGCCGCGTGGCAGGATTTCGCCGTCATCACCCCCGACGTCTGGCGCAAGTTCCTGCTCGATTACGACAGCCTGGGTCCCGCCCGCCGCTACGCCGGGCCGCTGACCGGCCACGAGGTCGAGATCGTCGATGCCAAGCTCGACCGCTACATCACCCGCAAGGCCGCGAATGGCCGCCTCTCGCACCTGCTGATCGACCGCTTCCGCTTCGACAGCTTCTCGACGGAGGCCGGCAGCGACGGCGCCGGGCAGCTCCTGACCCGGTTCGGCCACCAGGTCTATCTGCAGTTCATGGTCACGCCGCCCGAGGAAACCGTGGAGCGGGCCTGGAAGCGGGGCGAGGAATTCGGGCGCTACAAGGCAGTCGAGGATCTGCTCGCGCACAATGTCGAGGCCTATACCGGCATGCCGCGGCTGTTCTTCATGTGGGCCCTGCGCCGGGATCGGCCGGTCTTCTTCGAGTTCCTCGACAACAGCGTACCCAAGGGCGCGCGCCCGCTCACCATCGCCTTCGGGACGAACGACACGATGACCATCCTCGACGCCAGAGCGCTGCTGGCGATCGAGCGCTACCGGCGGATCGACATTCGCGCCCGCAGTCCGGCGGATGTCTATCGCGGCGTCACCGACGCGCCGGAGGCGGAGGCGGGCTTCCTGCGGGAGGTTCTGCGGCGGCTCGCCGTCGTACGCTTCGCCGATCGCGAGACGGGACGGGTCTTCGCACGGTTCGAGCAGGGCCGCTTGATCGGCTTGGATCGAGCGGGGCTTGCCGCCGCGCTCACCGATGCCGGGACGGCGCGGGCCCTCGCGGCAACCGGGTTGCCGAAGCAGACCGACACCGTGCCGCCCCTCGACGACGAAAACCTCTGCCCGACCGGGACGTCGACGCTCGGTGCCTGGGGGCGCGAGGCGGATCGAGTGATCGCCTGAGCATCGCTCACCGGGTGCGTCGACACCGGCAGATGCCTGTCACCGGCCCAAGCCCGGCAGCGGCGGGATCACCTAACCCGCTTTCACGTGCGCGTGACGCATGCCTGAATCTGGTATTTTGTCCTTCATATTCCAGAAGGGCAGAGTTATCTTATGTGCACCGCACCATAAAGCGCCCCGAAGCGCTTATCCTCGGAGACCACCATGCTTGCCACTTGGCTCGCCGCGCTCGTGTTTTTCGGCGCCTTGCAGGCGCTGCTCGTCGTCAAGCTGGCTGATCGGCTGACCCTCTCCGGCGCGCCGCAGGACTGTCAGCCCGTCTGTGATCCCGAGACGAAGCCGACCGCCGGCCGCTACGCCCGCGCCGCCTGAACCACGCCGAGGACTTCGGACGGAGCGACGCCGGCAGGGGTCAACCAGTCGAAGACGATCCGCTTACTCGGCGGCACGGTGAGGGGCGCTTCCGAACACGGCGTCGCGTCGAGGAAGGCCTGCAACTCGGCCTCGGAGAAGGATCCGAACGCCTCGACGAGATCGGCCAGGGCGTCGTCCAGAGCGTTCTCGGCCATCACCGCATCCTCCGGATGCCGACCCGAACGAAGATCATGCCTCCGTAGCCGGTCGGATCTGTCACTCTGGCATCTGGCATACCAGAGGGTGGGAAATCAAGTTCTACCCGTGGTGAGATCAGAAAAATAAAGTTGGCGACTGCTCCGCCGCGGTTACTCAGCCGCGATGCGGTGGACGCCGCCGACGGCGCCCGAACCGAGGATGTCGCCGATCTCGGCATCCGTGCAGCCGAGCACCTCGCGCAGGATCTCGTCGGTATGCTCGCCGAGCAGCGGGGCGCGGGTGACTTCCGTCGGACTCGCCGAGAGCTTGATCGGATTGCCGACGGTCAGGTAGGCGCCCCGGGTCGGATGCTCGACCTCGACCACCGTCCCGTTCGCCCGCAGCATCGGATCCTCGGCGATCTCCTTCATCGACAGGATCGGCCCGCACGGAATCTCGTAGGCGTTGAGGATCTCCATCGCCTCGAACTTGTCGTGCTTCATCGTCCAGGCTTCGATGCGGGTGAAGATCTCGTTGAGATGCGGGAGGCGGGCCTTCGGCGTGGCGTAGGCCGGGTCGGTCTTCCAGTCCGGCTCGCCGATGATGTCGCAGATCGGGCCCCAGACCGCTCCCTGCGTGATGAAGTAGATGTAGGCGTTGGGATCCTGCTCCCAGCCCTTGCATTTGAGGATTCGGCCGGGCTGACCGCCGCCGGAATCGTTACCGGCCCGCGGCACCGCCTCACCGAAGGGGACGCCCTCGCCGTACTGGCTGTATTCCATCAGGGGGCCGTGACCGAGGCGTTGCTGGTCCCGCAGCTTCACCCGGCAGAGATTGAGCACCCCGTCCTGCATGGCGCAATCGACCCGCTGGCCCTGTCCCGTCTGGGTGCGCTGGTAGAGTGCCGTGACGATGCCGAGCGCGAGGTGCAGCCCGGTGCCGGAATCGCCGATCTGCGCACCGGAGACCATCGGCACGCCGTCGCGCCAGCCGGTGGTGGAGGCGGCTCCGCCGACGCATTGGGCAACGTTCTCGTAGACCTTGCAATCCTGGTAACGGCCCGGGCCGAAGCCTTTCACGGAGGCCAGGATCAGCCCGGGATTGGCCGCCTGCAACCGCTCCCAGGTCAGCCCCATCCGGTCGAGCGCGCCGGGGGCGAAGTTCTCCACCAGCACGTCGCACTCGGCGATGAGCCGCCACAGGATCGCGTTGCCTTTGGGGTTTTTGGCGTCGAGCGTGATCGAGCGCTTGTTGTGGTTCAGCATCGTGAAGTAGAGGCTGTCCACGCCGGGAAGATCTTGCAGCTGCTGGCGCGTCGCGTCGCCGGCACCCGGCCGCTCGACCTTGATCACGTCGGCCCCGAACCATGCCAGCAATTGGGTGCAGGTCGGCCCCGACTGAACGTGGGTGAAGTCGAGGATCCGAACGCCGTCGAGCGCCTTGCCCATCGCAGGTCTCCTCCCCAGGAGCATAGCTTCAGTTTCGCGCGCTCTGTTCGGCCCATGGCGTCGGCCGGAACGCGCCGTTGAGAAGCCGGGCCGGTCTTTCACGCCGGGCACGAGGCACATCCGAGGAAGGCTGCCCTGCGCCCAGCGAATGCCGAAGGTCTCGACTTCAAGGTTTCTTTCTGGCATACCAGATGCCAGACGTCAACGTTTGTGAGCTTCAGGTGCGGAATCCGCACGGGCTCGTGAGCGGATTTCAGAGGCATAAGCCGGGCGCATGGGTGTGTCCGGCTTGTCTTCCCAGAGGCGAGGCGCCATGCTCGAACGGCTCGATGCCCCGACTCCGGGCCCGCATCCCCATCGGCATCAAGGTCGATCCGAAGCGATGGAAAATCTCTCGATCAAGCCGATCGTCCCGGCGACGAGCCTGCGGACACTGGCCTACGAGGCACTGAAGTCCGCTATCACCAATATGGACATCTACGGCCAGTCCGGAGATGTGCGGCTCGACGAGCGCGGCCTGTCGCAGACGCTCGGCGTGAGCCGCACGCCGATCCGCGAGGCGCTGACGGTGCTGGAGCAGGAAGGCTTCGTGCGCAACGAGCCCCGGCGCGGGGTGTTCGTCGTCAAGAAGACGAAGCGCGAGATCGTCGGCATGATCCAGGCCTGGGCCGCTCTCGAGAGCATGGCGGCGCGGCTCGCCTGCACCGCCGCGACGGACGAGGATCTCGCCTGTCTGCGCCGCTCCTTCCCCGAATTCTTCGACGGCAAGCCCTACGAGCATCTCGGCGAGTACTCGGAAGCCAATATCCGCTTCCACCAGAAGATCATCTCGCTGGGCCACAGCGAGGTGATCAAGGATCTGACCAGCAACCTCCTGATGCACGTGCGCGGCATCCGCAACACGGCGCTCCGCCAGGGCGACCGCGCCTCGAAGTCGATCGAGGAGCACGTGCAGATCATCGAGGCGCTGGAGGCCCGCGATGCCGAGCGCGCCGAGCGCCTCGTGCGCGACCATGGCCTCGGGTTGGCCGACCACGTCCAGCGCTACGGCGACCACCTCGACTGACCGCTCGGCGCGAGCGCCGCGTCGCCGCGCCGACGACCGCTTCCGTCGGATCGGGTCGCGAAAGGCCGCGATGACGGGCGGGTGCATCCTCTCCCCGTCCATGCGAGCCCTCGGGCCGAGCCCTATGGAAGCGCCGCGCCGGCCGAACACGGCGGCGACGCATGCGTGCTGCCGGTTGCCGGACAATCCCGCCAAGCTTCCGCCTCGCCGCGTCGCGATTCATGATGCAGCGGATTGCCGCGTCAGGATTATTCCTCCCCCTCTCCGTTTCCTGAAGGGTTCGTTCATCGGGCGTTCCTAGAGCACGGGCGATGGTGTGGGCGAAAGCCTAGCCGTTGGACTGCCTCAAGTCCTCCACGCCGCCGACTTCGGACAACGCCCTTGAAGATCGCCGTCATCGCCCATCTCAAGTTCCCGATCGGACAGCCCTATCTGGGCGGCCTCGAGATGCACACGCATCACTTGGCCGGCGCGCTGCGGGCGCGGGGCCACAGGGTCACCCTGTTCGCCTCCGAAGGCTCCGACCCGGCCCTGGTCCCTAATCCCGTCTGCCCGCCGACCGGCGATGCCCTGGGCGATCCGGTGGCCTGCGAGCGGATCGAGCGGGCCGAACTCGCGGCCTACGAGCGCATCATGGAGGCGGTCGCCCGCGGCGGCTTCGACATCGTGCACAACAACAGCCTGCACGACCTGCCGCTGCGCGCGAGCAACACCCTCGCCGTTCCGATGACGACGGCGCTGCACACGCCGCCCTTCGAGTCCCTGGCCGAGGGCGTGCGGGCGGCCAAGCCCGGCATGATCTTCGCGGCCGTCTCGCCCTCGCTGGCTCAGGAATGGCAGGCGCTCGTTCCGGATGCCCGTATCATCGGCAACGGCATCGACCTCTCGACCTTCGCGTTCAGCCCGTTCGCGGAGCCGGCCAACTACGTATTCTGGAGCGGGCGGATCGTGCCGGAGAAGGGCACGCATCTGGCGATCGACGCCGCGCGGCAAGCCGGAATGCGCCTGCGCTTCGCCGGCCCGAAGCCGAATCCGCGCTACTGGGACGAGTGGATCGCCCCGCGGCTCGGGGCCGACGTCACCTATGTCGGCCACCTCTCCCATCGTGAATTGGCGCGCCAGCTCGGCGGCGCGCGGGCGGCCATCGTCTCGCCGCGCTGGGAGGAGCCGTTCGGCCTCGTCGTCGCCGAGGCCCTGGCCTGCGGCACGCCGGTTGCCGCCTTCGGTCGCGGCGCGATCCCCGACATCGTCGATCGCCTCTCCGGCGCACTCGCCCCGGCCGATGATGTGGCGGCCCTCGCCCGCGCGATCGAGCGCGCCGTCACCCTCGAGCGCCGCGCCTGTCGCCGCCGGGCCGAGACACTCTACGACGCCGACGTGATGACCGACGGCTACGAGGAACTCTACCGCGAGGTGCTCGCGGGCGCGCCGGCCAACAGCGCCCGCGCCGCCGTCTTCGAACGCCCGGCGGCCTGAACGCCATGCTTCCGCACCTCGGCCCGGCCGTCGTTTGCATCCCGGCCCGCAACGAGGCCGAGCGCCTGCCCCGCCTGCTGCGGGCGCTCGCCGCCCAGGACGGGTACTCGTTGGCTGCGCCGCTGAAGGTCGTGATCGTCAGCAACAACTGCACCGACGGCACGGTCGAGGCGGTGCGTGCCCTCGAAGCGTCCGGCGCGCTCGGCACCCTGGCGCTGCGCCTGATCGAGGCGACCCTCGCCCCGGCCGAGGCCCATGTCGGTACGGCCCGCCGCCGCGCCCTCGACGCGGGCGCCGATTGGCTGGAGCGCGAGGGTGCGCCCGACGGCGTGCTGCTCACCACCGATGCCGACGCGCGCATCGCCCCCGGCTGGGTCGCGGCGAACCTGCGCGCCCTGGAGAAGGCCGAGATCGTCGGCGGCCGGCTGGTGATCGACGACGAGGGCGCCGCCGATCCCATGCTCGCCGCCTTCCACGCGCGGGTCGAGCGCTACTGGTCGGGCGTGCGGGCTCTCGAGGATGCTCTCGATCCGCCGCCGGACGATCCGGCGCCGCGCCACGGCGACCATACGGGGGGAAGCCTCGCGCTTCGGGCCTCGCTCTACCGCGCGGTGGGCGGCCTGCCCGCCCTGCCCCGCGGCGAGGACAATGCCCTGGTCGGTGCCGTCCGGCGCGCGGGTGGGCGCTTGCGCCACTGCCCCGACGTTTCGGTGCTCGTCTCGGCCCGCACCGCCGGGCGCGCCGAGGGCGGCATGGCGACCGAGATGCTGCGCCGGGCCCGCGTCGTGCGCGGGGGCGAGGCCTATTGCCTGCCGACCGCGGCCCATTGGGAACGGATCATCCTGCGCCGGGCCGCCCTGCGCCGCGCCTATCGCGAGGGTGCCGCACCGGCCACCCTGCACGCGCTCGGACTCGGTGCAGAGGACCTCGCCGCCATCGATCCCGCGGCCTGCCCCAACGACATCGCCTTCGTGGAGCGCGCCCATGCCCGCCTGGAATCGCGGGACGATCCGGCCCCGGAATGCGGCCTCGACGAGGCCCTGGCAGCGCTCGACGCGCTCGTCACGGCCCTTCGGCGCGACCGGGCGGCGTGAGTCCGGCCTGAATTCGGCATGAAGCTGGCGAGAAAGCCGGCGATAGGGTCAGGCTGTCGTTGAGGCGGCCCAACCTCGCGCCGCATTGTTCCTGGATCGCGCATGACTCGTCCGGTCGGCTACTACGTCCACCACCAAGGAGCCGGGCACCTCCAGCGGGCGATCGCGCTCGCGCGCGCGCTCGAGGCCCTCGGGCGCCCCTGCACGCTGATGGGCAGCTTCAACGGCCTCGACACTTCGGGTGCGCCCGGCCCCGTTCTTGATCTGCCCGACGATCGTCTTGACCGGAGCTTCGACGGGCAGGACGGTGCGGATCAGCGCCCCGAATGCTTCCACTACGTGCCGCTGAACCATCCCGGCATCCGCGCGCGGATGGGCCGGATCGCGGCCTGGGCGGCGGAGCACGATCCGGCGCTGATCGTCGTTGACGTCTCGGCGGAGGTGGCGCTGCTCGCCCGGCTCCTGTCGGTGCCGAGCCTCGTCGTGCGCCTGTCCGGGACCCGCACCGACCGACCGCATCTGGAAGCCTTCCGGGCCGCCTCGCGCCTGCTCGCGCCGTTCCCCGAAGCGCTCGACGGCGGCGACGTGCCGGCTTGGGTGCGCGAAAAAACCCTCTACGGCGGCTTTCTCGGCGGTGCGCCAGCGCGGCTCGTGTCCGAGGAGGACGGACGCATCGTCGTGGTGTTCGGCCGCGGCGGCGAGGGCGGGCGGCTGGACGCGCTGATCGAGGCCGCCCGAGCGGTGCCGGACCGCGCCTGGCACGTGCTCGGACCTGTCACCGGCACGGGGTCGCCACCGGACAACCTGAACCTGCACGGCTGGGTCACGGATGTGCACCCGCATCTCGCCCCCGCCTCCCTCGTGGTCGGGGGTGCGGGCGACGGACTCGTCACGGCGGTGGCGGCCCTGGGCAAGCGTTTCCTGTGCCTGCCCGAGCCGCGCGCCTACGACGAGCAGGAGGCCAAGGCGCAGGCGCTGGAGCGGCTCGGTGCGGCGGTGGTCCATCGCGGCTGGCCGGAGGCGGCGGCGTGGTCGCAACTCGCCGCCGCTGGCCTCAGCATCGATCCGGAAATCGTCCGGCGCCTCGCCGAGCCCGATGCGCTCGCGCGCACCGCCGACGCCATCGAGGCGCTTTGCTGGGCGGCGGACTGACCGGCGTTCATGCCAGAGGCCTGCTCGGGTCGACCCATGCCGCCCGAGCCACACCCCGCTGAGGCGTACTCACTTGTCGTTCGTCGTCCCCGGTGAGGTCTCCCGCCCCGTCGTGCCGGGCCCCGAGGCGCCGTGCGTCTTCGGCTTGTCGGACAGCACGCCGGCGCCATCGCGGGTGATACCGCCGCTGCCCGGATTCGGATTGCTGCTTTTGGCCGTGCCGGTCTGATCGTTGACGCCGGCATTGCCGAAGCTGCCGGCGCGGCCCGCGCCGCCGCC
Proteins encoded:
- the frc gene encoding formyl-CoA transferase, whose protein sequence is MGKALDGVRILDFTHVQSGPTCTQLLAWFGADVIKVERPGAGDATRQQLQDLPGVDSLYFTMLNHNKRSITLDAKNPKGNAILWRLIAECDVLVENFAPGALDRMGLTWERLQAANPGLILASVKGFGPGRYQDCKVYENVAQCVGGAASTTGWRDGVPMVSGAQIGDSGTGLHLALGIVTALYQRTQTGQGQRVDCAMQDGVLNLCRVKLRDQQRLGHGPLMEYSQYGEGVPFGEAVPRAGNDSGGGQPGRILKCKGWEQDPNAYIYFITQGAVWGPICDIIGEPDWKTDPAYATPKARLPHLNEIFTRIEAWTMKHDKFEAMEILNAYEIPCGPILSMKEIAEDPMLRANGTVVEVEHPTRGAYLTVGNPIKLSASPTEVTRAPLLGEHTDEILREVLGCTDAEIGDILGSGAVGGVHRIAAE
- a CDS encoding GntR family transcriptional regulator, with the translated sequence MENLSIKPIVPATSLRTLAYEALKSAITNMDIYGQSGDVRLDERGLSQTLGVSRTPIREALTVLEQEGFVRNEPRRGVFVVKKTKREIVGMIQAWAALESMAARLACTAATDEDLACLRRSFPEFFDGKPYEHLGEYSEANIRFHQKIISLGHSEVIKDLTSNLLMHVRGIRNTALRQGDRASKSIEEHVQIIEALEARDAERAERLVRDHGLGLADHVQRYGDHLD
- a CDS encoding glycosyltransferase encodes the protein MKIAVIAHLKFPIGQPYLGGLEMHTHHLAGALRARGHRVTLFASEGSDPALVPNPVCPPTGDALGDPVACERIERAELAAYERIMEAVARGGFDIVHNNSLHDLPLRASNTLAVPMTTALHTPPFESLAEGVRAAKPGMIFAAVSPSLAQEWQALVPDARIIGNGIDLSTFAFSPFAEPANYVFWSGRIVPEKGTHLAIDAARQAGMRLRFAGPKPNPRYWDEWIAPRLGADVTYVGHLSHRELARQLGGARAAIVSPRWEEPFGLVVAEALACGTPVAAFGRGAIPDIVDRLSGALAPADDVAALARAIERAVTLERRACRRRAETLYDADVMTDGYEELYREVLAGAPANSARAAVFERPAA
- a CDS encoding glycosyltransferase — encoded protein: MLPHLGPAVVCIPARNEAERLPRLLRALAAQDGYSLAAPLKVVIVSNNCTDGTVEAVRALEASGALGTLALRLIEATLAPAEAHVGTARRRALDAGADWLEREGAPDGVLLTTDADARIAPGWVAANLRALEKAEIVGGRLVIDDEGAADPMLAAFHARVERYWSGVRALEDALDPPPDDPAPRHGDHTGGSLALRASLYRAVGGLPALPRGEDNALVGAVRRAGGRLRHCPDVSVLVSARTAGRAEGGMATEMLRRARVVRGGEAYCLPTAAHWERIILRRAALRRAYREGAAPATLHALGLGAEDLAAIDPAACPNDIAFVERAHARLESRDDPAPECGLDEALAALDALVTALRRDRAA
- a CDS encoding glycosyltransferase, whose protein sequence is MTRPVGYYVHHQGAGHLQRAIALARALEALGRPCTLMGSFNGLDTSGAPGPVLDLPDDRLDRSFDGQDGADQRPECFHYVPLNHPGIRARMGRIAAWAAEHDPALIVVDVSAEVALLARLLSVPSLVVRLSGTRTDRPHLEAFRAASRLLAPFPEALDGGDVPAWVREKTLYGGFLGGAPARLVSEEDGRIVVVFGRGGEGGRLDALIEAARAVPDRAWHVLGPVTGTGSPPDNLNLHGWVTDVHPHLAPASLVVGGAGDGLVTAVAALGKRFLCLPEPRAYDEQEAKAQALERLGAAVVHRGWPEAAAWSQLAAAGLSIDPEIVRRLAEPDALARTADAIEALCWAAD